A window of Streptomyces sp. SAI-127 contains these coding sequences:
- a CDS encoding SCO0930 family lipoprotein, whose protein sequence is MKTSWRNASLVASAAAVLVLTTACGQEGGTSSVGSQNVGATAAAGGYGGVGSGIGTGTSPSASSTVGGGQGNLGAQSASAGKLEVSANAELGDVLTDSAGLSLYRFDEDTAEPPKSNCNGDCATAWPPVPANDASAGAGIDKALLGEVTRADGSKQLTIGGWPAYRYAKDTKAGDLTGQGVGGKWYALAPTGKKASVAGLPGLSTRNDPNLGEIVVDKNGMTVYRFAKDKAWPEPVSNCNGACLEKWPVVAPVSANDTKDVQKKGLMSFTRSDGAKQQTVNCSPIYTFAGDKKAGDTNGQGVGGTWYAVRPNGEMVGVSDK, encoded by the coding sequence ATGAAGACCTCCTGGCGGAACGCCTCACTCGTGGCAAGCGCCGCGGCGGTGCTGGTGCTGACGACGGCGTGCGGTCAGGAAGGCGGCACGTCGTCGGTGGGCAGCCAGAACGTCGGTGCCACGGCGGCGGCGGGCGGTTATGGCGGTGTCGGCTCCGGTATCGGGACCGGTACCAGCCCGAGCGCCAGCTCGACCGTGGGCGGTGGCCAGGGGAACCTGGGAGCCCAGTCGGCCTCGGCCGGCAAGCTCGAGGTTTCCGCGAACGCCGAGCTCGGGGACGTGCTGACCGACAGCGCCGGTCTCAGCCTCTACCGCTTCGACGAGGACACCGCCGAGCCGCCGAAGTCGAACTGCAACGGCGACTGCGCGACGGCCTGGCCGCCGGTACCCGCGAACGACGCCTCGGCCGGCGCCGGTATCGACAAGGCGCTGCTCGGTGAGGTGACCCGGGCCGACGGCAGCAAGCAGTTGACCATCGGCGGCTGGCCGGCCTACCGCTATGCGAAGGACACCAAGGCCGGCGATCTGACCGGCCAGGGCGTGGGCGGCAAGTGGTACGCGCTGGCGCCCACGGGCAAGAAGGCGTCGGTCGCCGGCCTGCCCGGACTGTCCACGCGCAACGACCCCAACCTGGGCGAGATCGTCGTCGACAAGAACGGCATGACGGTCTACCGCTTCGCCAAGGACAAGGCCTGGCCCGAGCCGGTCTCCAACTGCAACGGTGCCTGCCTGGAGAAGTGGCCGGTCGTGGCGCCGGTGTCGGCGAACGACACCAAGGACGTCCAGAAGAAGGGCCTGATGAGCTTCACCCGCTCCGACGGCGCCAAGCAGCAGACGGTCAACTGCTCGCCCATCTACACCTTCGCGGGCGACAAGAAGGCCGGAGACACCAACGGCCAGGGCGTCGGCGGCACCTGGTACGCCGTCCGCCCCAACGGAGAGATGGTCGGCGTCTCCGACAAGTGA
- a CDS encoding SAM-dependent methyltransferase, with the protein MERPAWAPRSIDISVPSVSRIYDFYLGGSHNFEADREAARKVMEFAPGLPKTMQANRAFLRRAVRFAADEGITQFLDIGSGIPTFGNVHEVAQSARPGARVVYVDHDPVAVAHSQAVLEGNADAGVVAADLRKPREILASPEVQRLIDLNRPVALLLVAILHFVEDADDPYGAVAELRDALAPGSLLVLTHASYEGIPLPPERAEGAVDVYKDIRNPLIMRSREEIARFFEGYDMVEPGLVSPPWWRPESATWNPDDEDPWAFSGFAGVGRTA; encoded by the coding sequence ATGGAGCGTCCCGCCTGGGCTCCCCGGAGCATCGACATCTCGGTGCCGAGTGTCTCGCGTATCTACGACTTCTACCTGGGCGGTTCGCACAACTTCGAGGCCGACCGGGAGGCGGCCCGCAAGGTCATGGAGTTCGCACCGGGCCTGCCGAAGACCATGCAGGCGAACCGGGCCTTCCTGCGGCGGGCGGTGCGGTTCGCCGCCGACGAGGGCATCACCCAGTTCCTGGACATCGGCTCCGGCATCCCGACCTTCGGCAACGTCCACGAGGTCGCCCAGAGCGCCCGCCCCGGCGCCCGTGTCGTCTACGTCGACCACGACCCGGTGGCCGTCGCGCACAGCCAGGCCGTCCTGGAGGGCAACGCGGACGCGGGAGTCGTCGCCGCCGACCTTCGCAAGCCCCGGGAGATCCTCGCGAGCCCCGAGGTTCAGCGACTGATCGACCTGAACCGGCCGGTGGCACTGCTTCTCGTTGCCATACTGCACTTCGTGGAAGACGCGGACGACCCCTACGGAGCGGTGGCGGAGCTGCGCGACGCACTCGCGCCCGGCAGCCTGCTGGTGCTCACGCACGCGTCGTACGAGGGAATCCCGCTGCCGCCGGAGCGGGCCGAGGGGGCGGTGGACGTGTACAAGGACATTCGCAACCCGCTGATCATGCGCTCGCGCGAGGAGATCGCGCGGTTCTTCGAGGGGTACGACATGGTGGAACCGGGACTGGTGTCGCCGCCGTGGTGGCGGCCCGAGTCGGCGACCTGGAACCCCGACGACGAGGATCCGTGGGCCTTCTCCGGGTTCGCCGGCGTGGGGCGTACGGCGTGA
- a CDS encoding universal stress protein, producing MTEQHAHQFERGTDGPKVIVVGVDGSDSSLRAAAYAGGLARRQHALLAVVYVQPVIASGAALGAPVAETTDEIAEDLVAQIRLATEQNKGIFDVRWEFHTFRGDPYSGLTKAADELKADAVVVGASEQAGHRIVGSVAVRLVKAGRWPVTVVP from the coding sequence GTGACGGAACAGCATGCGCACCAGTTCGAGCGGGGCACGGACGGGCCCAAGGTCATCGTCGTCGGTGTGGACGGCTCCGACTCCTCGCTCCGCGCGGCGGCATACGCCGGTGGTCTGGCCCGGCGGCAGCACGCGCTGCTCGCCGTCGTGTACGTCCAGCCGGTGATCGCCTCGGGCGCCGCGCTCGGCGCGCCGGTCGCCGAGACGACCGACGAGATCGCGGAGGACCTGGTCGCCCAGATCCGGCTCGCGACCGAGCAGAACAAGGGGATATTCGATGTGCGCTGGGAGTTCCACACCTTCCGCGGCGACCCCTACAGCGGTCTGACGAAGGCGGCGGACGAGCTCAAGGCCGACGCGGTCGTCGTCGGAGCCTCGGAGCAGGCCGGCCACCGGATCGTCGGTTCCGTCGCGGTGCGGCTGGTCAAGGCGGGGCGGTGGCCGGTGACCGTGGTGCCGTAG
- a CDS encoding DUF4239 domain-containing protein, with the protein MPEWLVLILAMLAACAVVVAITLIRHKAAPVDEDPSETPDVIEYMTMWIGVVYAIVLGLAIAGVWEARSSAQDHVQAEAQALHEISERVQVYPADARDRIRDDVNAYVGHVVTTEWKEMADHRRMTGRGTELLDRIRTDVTSYQPKTDFEAQAYQPLVDQVAAVDQARNARADSVEPTMPGVVWFGLLGGGVVTIGMVFALQIRRTARELILAGLFSALIAFLLFLIWDFDAPYSRGITASAEPFFALFPDSKG; encoded by the coding sequence TTGCCGGAATGGCTTGTTCTCATCCTCGCGATGCTGGCCGCATGCGCCGTGGTGGTCGCCATCACGCTCATCCGCCACAAGGCGGCACCCGTGGACGAGGATCCCAGCGAGACCCCGGACGTCATCGAGTACATGACGATGTGGATCGGGGTGGTGTACGCCATCGTCCTGGGTCTGGCCATCGCGGGCGTCTGGGAGGCCCGCAGCTCCGCCCAGGACCACGTCCAGGCGGAGGCCCAGGCGCTGCACGAGATCTCGGAGCGGGTCCAGGTCTATCCGGCCGACGCCCGTGACCGCATTCGGGACGATGTCAACGCCTATGTCGGACACGTCGTCACCACCGAGTGGAAGGAGATGGCCGACCACCGCCGCATGACCGGGCGCGGCACCGAACTCCTCGACCGGATCCGCACGGACGTCACCTCCTACCAGCCGAAGACCGACTTCGAGGCCCAGGCCTACCAGCCGCTCGTCGACCAGGTGGCGGCCGTGGACCAGGCCCGCAACGCCCGCGCCGACTCGGTCGAGCCCACCATGCCCGGGGTGGTCTGGTTCGGTCTGCTGGGCGGCGGCGTCGTCACCATCGGCATGGTCTTCGCGCTGCAGATCCGGCGTACGGCACGCGAGCTGATCCTGGCCGGCCTGTTCTCCGCACTGATCGCCTTCCTGCTCTTCCTGATCTGGGACTTCGACGCCCCCTACAGCCGGGGCATCACGGCGTCGGCGGAGCCGTTCTTCGCCCTCTTCCCGGACAGCAAGGGCTGA
- a CDS encoding CapA family protein encodes MIARRRQVALALTALLAGGAACQAHDHETPGRPAPSAAAPRGFTLVASGDVLPHSSIIDRARFDGGGKGYDFRPMLAGIRSVVSRADLALCHMETVYGANGDYTGYPTFKSPPEVAQGLAATGYDGCSTASNHSLDDGSGGIRRTLDALDRAGVRHAGSARTEAEARTVTVLRAGSAKVAHLAYTYDTNGFPLPKGQPWAVGLMDEKKILADARAARKAGADVVVVSLHWGTEWQDAPDEQQVTLARDLTAARTGARPDVDLILGTHAHVPQAYEKVNGTWVVYGMGDQIAGEMFNHEGAQDPRGNQSTLGRFTFAPPARPGERWRVAKAEFVPQMFDVDAGRAVNLNQAIARGADLEGVRDRIREVVLSRGAAKDGLAMGE; translated from the coding sequence ATGATTGCACGCAGACGGCAGGTTGCCCTGGCCCTCACGGCACTTCTCGCCGGGGGTGCCGCCTGTCAGGCGCACGACCACGAGACACCGGGGCGTCCGGCCCCGTCCGCCGCCGCACCGCGCGGCTTCACACTCGTCGCCTCCGGTGACGTCCTGCCGCACAGTTCGATCATCGACCGGGCCCGCTTCGACGGCGGCGGGAAGGGCTATGACTTCCGTCCGATGCTGGCCGGAATCCGCTCCGTCGTCTCCCGCGCCGATCTGGCGCTGTGTCACATGGAGACCGTCTACGGCGCGAACGGCGACTACACCGGCTACCCGACCTTCAAGTCACCGCCCGAGGTGGCCCAGGGCCTTGCCGCCACCGGCTACGACGGCTGCTCCACCGCCTCCAACCACAGCCTCGACGACGGCTCCGGCGGCATCCGCCGCACCCTCGACGCCCTGGACCGCGCGGGCGTACGGCACGCCGGGTCGGCCCGCACGGAGGCCGAGGCGCGCACGGTCACCGTCCTGCGTGCCGGGTCGGCGAAGGTCGCCCACCTCGCCTACACCTATGACACCAACGGCTTCCCGCTGCCCAAGGGACAGCCCTGGGCGGTCGGCCTGATGGACGAGAAGAAGATCCTTGCGGACGCCCGGGCCGCCCGGAAGGCGGGCGCCGACGTGGTCGTCGTATCGCTGCACTGGGGCACCGAATGGCAGGACGCGCCCGATGAGCAGCAGGTGACCCTGGCGCGCGATCTGACCGCCGCCCGCACCGGCGCGCGTCCCGACGTCGACCTGATCCTGGGCACCCACGCCCATGTCCCGCAGGCGTACGAGAAGGTCAACGGCACCTGGGTCGTCTACGGCATGGGCGACCAGATCGCCGGCGAGATGTTCAACCACGAGGGCGCCCAGGACCCGCGCGGCAACCAGTCCACCCTCGGCCGCTTCACCTTCGCCCCGCCCGCCCGGCCGGGTGAGCGCTGGCGGGTCGCGAAGGCGGAGTTCGTGCCGCAGATGTTCGACGTGGACGCCGGCCGGGCGGTGAACCTCAACCAGGCGATCGCGCGGGGCGCCGATCTCGAGGGCGTCCGCGACCGGATCCGGGAGGTGGTGCTGAGCCGGGGCGCGGCGAAGGACGGGCTGGCGATGGGGGAGTAG
- a CDS encoding polysaccharide deacetylase family protein translates to MTKDQLLTRLSSTTAVLTRRRALLAGAAVVGAAGTAGVLASVIGEEPVGPALPAAGPPARRTVKSSAYRLQPLTGYGPPHTSHRRTPVRHEPLLKVSGRGRTMVLSFDDGPDPRYTPHILDTLAEHDVRAMFFVCGEMAVGNQDLLARMSDEGHVVGNHTWSHPLLTRLSRSRIRSEMERTCDVIEDAYGERPEWFRAPYGAWNRAAFQLGAELGMEPLAWTVDTLDWTTPGTRRIVGAVEHGAAPGVVVLSHDAGGDRSQSVRALRAYLPQLIDSGYHITVPRREYV, encoded by the coding sequence ATGACGAAGGATCAGTTGCTCACACGGCTGTCGTCGACGACGGCGGTGCTCACCCGGCGCCGGGCCCTGCTGGCCGGCGCCGCCGTCGTCGGGGCCGCCGGCACGGCCGGAGTGCTCGCGTCGGTCATCGGCGAGGAGCCGGTCGGGCCGGCGCTCCCCGCCGCAGGCCCGCCGGCTCGTCGCACGGTCAAGTCGTCGGCCTACCGCCTCCAGCCCCTGACCGGATACGGGCCGCCGCACACCAGCCACCGCAGGACGCCGGTGCGCCACGAGCCGTTGCTGAAGGTCTCCGGACGCGGCAGGACCATGGTGCTGAGCTTCGACGACGGACCCGACCCCCGCTACACCCCGCACATCCTGGACACGCTGGCCGAGCACGACGTACGGGCGATGTTCTTCGTGTGCGGGGAGATGGCGGTCGGCAACCAGGACCTGCTGGCCCGGATGTCCGACGAGGGACACGTCGTCGGCAACCACACCTGGTCCCACCCCCTGCTCACCCGGCTCAGCCGCTCCCGCATCCGCTCCGAGATGGAACGCACCTGCGACGTCATCGAGGACGCCTACGGCGAGCGGCCCGAATGGTTCCGAGCTCCCTACGGCGCCTGGAACCGTGCCGCCTTCCAGCTCGGCGCCGAGCTCGGCATGGAACCCCTCGCCTGGACCGTGGACACGCTCGACTGGACCACCCCGGGCACCCGCCGCATCGTCGGCGCGGTGGAGCACGGCGCCGCCCCCGGCGTCGTGGTGCTCTCGCACGACGCCGGGGGCGACCGCTCCCAGAGTGTCCGGGCGCTGCGCGCCTATCTGCCGCAACTCATCGATTCCGGCTATCACATCACCGTCCCGCGACGGGAGTACGTATAG
- a CDS encoding MarR family winged helix-turn-helix transcriptional regulator, with the protein MNDIDAPLPPDELGHRVSEVFDLIGALYRRGLRKLEQGQQIEGVSVGVRSVLVLLRRYGPMTVPQMARLMALTRQFVQRMVNDAVAAGRAEVTPNPAHQRSSLIRITAEGEAVIDAILAREHALNRQVGGDLTDAELRACARVLKEMLRTFDHEDTASG; encoded by the coding sequence GTGAACGACATCGACGCCCCGCTTCCCCCGGACGAACTCGGCCACCGCGTCTCCGAGGTGTTCGACCTGATCGGCGCGCTCTACCGACGCGGCCTGCGCAAGCTCGAACAGGGCCAACAGATCGAGGGGGTCTCCGTCGGGGTGCGCTCCGTGCTGGTCCTGCTGCGCAGGTACGGCCCCATGACGGTGCCTCAGATGGCCCGGCTCATGGCGCTGACCCGCCAGTTCGTGCAGCGCATGGTCAACGACGCGGTGGCCGCGGGCCGGGCGGAGGTCACACCGAACCCCGCGCACCAGCGGTCCTCACTGATCCGGATCACGGCCGAGGGCGAGGCCGTCATCGACGCGATCCTCGCCCGCGAGCACGCCCTGAACCGCCAGGTCGGCGGCGATCTGACGGACGCCGAACTGCGGGCCTGCGCGCGCGTCCTGAAGGAGATGCTGCGAACCTTCGACCACGAGGACACCGCCTCCGGCTGA
- a CDS encoding alpha/beta hydrolase, with the protein MTAASELSYFASADGDIAYLDTGTGDPVVLLHAGYVDHRLFEAQTPVLAADHRVIAVDIRGHGWTANATKPFRWADDLAGLLRHLDAGPAVLVGVSMGGAIAGDTAIEYPELVRGVVMSGASVSDFQYTHEVTRQVVAESQRTLHSGDIEGWLKVFLRSVAGPFREADETDPRILDHLREMALHTIAKHTPGERNWHVPMTDTWARVPKIDVPVLTVNGTLDSPDLLADAERFADTAQHGRSVLVEGTSHFPNLERPEEFNTIVRDFLRSL; encoded by the coding sequence ATGACAGCTGCTTCGGAACTGAGCTACTTCGCGTCCGCCGACGGGGACATCGCCTATCTCGACACCGGAACCGGGGACCCCGTGGTCCTGCTGCACGCCGGCTACGTCGACCACCGCCTCTTCGAGGCCCAGACACCGGTCCTCGCCGCCGACCACCGCGTCATCGCCGTCGACATCCGCGGCCACGGCTGGACCGCCAACGCGACCAAGCCCTTCCGCTGGGCCGACGACCTCGCCGGACTGCTCCGCCACCTCGACGCGGGCCCCGCGGTCCTGGTAGGCGTCTCGATGGGTGGGGCCATCGCCGGTGACACGGCGATCGAGTATCCGGAACTGGTCCGGGGGGTCGTGATGAGCGGGGCCTCGGTCAGCGACTTCCAGTACACCCACGAGGTGACCCGACAGGTCGTGGCGGAGTCCCAGCGGACCCTGCACTCGGGCGACATCGAGGGCTGGCTGAAGGTGTTCCTCCGGTCCGTCGCGGGCCCCTTCCGCGAGGCCGACGAGACCGACCCGCGGATCCTCGACCACCTGCGCGAGATGGCCCTGCACACCATCGCCAAGCACACGCCGGGCGAACGGAACTGGCACGTGCCCATGACCGACACCTGGGCCCGGGTCCCGAAGATCGACGTCCCGGTCCTCACCGTCAACGGCACGCTCGACTCACCGGACCTGCTCGCCGACGCGGAACGCTTCGCCGACACCGCTCAGCACGGCCGCTCGGTGCTGGTGGAGGGCACCTCGCACTTCCCGAACCTGGAGAGGCCCGAGGAGTTCAACACGATCGTGCGGGACTTCCTGCGCTCGCTCTGA